The region GGAGGGGGATTCTTCAGAGAAAATCACTTTACCTTAGTCCTCAGTAGTCTAATCCCTGTACCATTTGATGAATATCAGTTTGTCCCTAATGATTTTCCTGCAGAGAAGTGGCTTCTTTGCTGCCTCCAATAATGTTTGCCTCTAGTCACCTCCCCGCTGCCATTCCTGAACAAGCTCTGCTCCGGTGGTTCCCTGATACCGCAGCTAAATAAAATTTAGGAGATGGTCCTGGTGCTTGCTGGACTTTCTTGGGTGCTCTGAATCCTTCTTCACAACAATTGAACGTCTCTCCTTGAAGTTTTTGATGACCCAATAAATGGTTGATTTAGGTGCAATCTTACTAGCAGCAATACCTTTTTGTGCAAAGCAATGATGACTGGACATGATTCCTTGCAGGTAATCATGGTTAACTTAATCAGCATGACAGAGTGATCTCCAGCCTTGTCCTCATCAACACTCTCACCTCTAGTAATGAGCAAATCACTGACATGATGTCAGCTGGTTGTTTTGTGACAGGGCTGAAATGCAGTGGAATTGGTTTTGGGTTTTTGTGGATTAAGTTCATTTTCATGGCAAAGAGAGACTTAACAATTAATTTCAATTCATCTGATTACTTTTCATAACATTCTATAGTATGTATATGAAATTTATATGAAAAACTGAGGCAGCGGACTCAAAACTCAAAGACTCAGAAAAGTTATATTTTTGTCATTCTCAAAACATTTGGCTTCCACTGAGGCCAATGGCAATTGACATTCAACCCCACTGAGGGTTAAACGTGGGCCCTTTGGAGCCAGAGCACCTTCcagtatacatatataaatccTTCTGGCACTGGACATCCTCGGGgtcccaacatcagtgcctgatctcgGTAATGCtcatgtagctgaatgaacTCTCTATAGCCATCGGGTTGCCATCGAATGCCTTCCCAAAAGTGGAGCTTATTAGAAGATCAAAGAGGAacaaatctggaatgggattttCAACAGGGACCTATATGTGTGATATAGAGAAGTGTGGTATTCAGTGACATGTACACAAACCCCATCCAGGTAGCAGCTACTTCCTCTGTAGGTTGAGAGCTTGTCTTGCCACTTGTTTTAAGTGGTCCATGGGCAGCCTTTCAACAAATTGTTAGCCACTGCCCATTTGCTGCAATGCCATAGAGTTCCATCTTGTTTAAACTTATCTTGTTCTCAGTAGTATGCATATTCAACACTAAGTTCACAACAAGCCTAACTGCTAGCACTGTATGCTATTGTTCAaatccagcactgccaagctgccagtATTTGCCcttaatcctctctgctccTAAACTGGGAATTGCCAttaaagaattccactgtgctgtaatgtatatgtgacagatgtgaagtcttcttcttcttcttcttcttcttctaatatAATTCCTGCCCAATAAAAATACTGCTGATGATTAAAGGTATGACTTATATAACTGATCTTCTTCTATCTCAGCATTGTTATGACGACCTGCTCGACTGTGGCAGCACTGGGAATGATGCCCCTTCTGCTCTTCATTTACTGCCATGGCTTCTCCAACCCAAGTGCCGTGCCCTTCGTTAACATCATCCTGGCCTTGTTCTTGACTTTGGTACCTTGTGCTGTTGGCATCTGCATTAACCACTACATACCACAGTACTCCAAACTTGTCACCAGGGTAGGTCATCAACATGGTAGAAGTTGAGCAGCAGAAAGCGCAGATCATTAAGTCAGtgtcttttcttttgtcatagGTTGGGCTGATTATGATGCTGGTCAGTTTGATTGTGTTTGCTATTTTGATCGGGATTTTATTAGGCGAGGCTGTCCTGACAGTTGCAGCGCCTCCACTCGTGGCCACAGCAGCACTTATGCCACTCATTGGATATGGACTCGGCTACGTGCTGTCAGTCTTCTTCAGGTTTAACGGACCGTAAGTAAAGGAATCTTAACGTTGTTAAGCAAACTGAATTTTAGCCTTAGGTACTTATTTAAAAATGGGTGAATGCAGTTAAGTCCAACTTTAGCAGGAACAAGGACAATTGTTTCTAATTATGATGTAAATATTTTGCTGTTTAAAGTTAGACGTTGAAATGCCTTTTTTTGCTGTAACCCTAAGATGTAGGAGGACTGTTGCTATAGAGACGGGTTGCCAGAACATCGTCCTGTGCTATTCTATCCTAAAAGTAGCCTTCGATCCGACGTTCATCGGGCCGTAtttccttttcccttttctcttctttttcttccaaaTTCCTGAAGCGTTGCTTGTAATCACAATCTTTCGATGGTACACAAAGCAGAAATCTTCAGATGAACCTTTAGCGAATCATCAGGACTGCTGAGTATTTTTGGACGAGTACAAACGAATGAATAATTTCAGAGCTGTGGAAGTTGAGGTTGTTGTATTAAAATCTACATATTCAATGGAAGTATTATTGTTTTAGACCCAAGTTGCTCTACCTGGGTTCAGCCTTTAGTAAGGGGTGTGGGGCAACAATATAAACtaaagcatttttgttttgtttttctgctaaGTTCCATGGGAAATGctaactcagtggttaagacatTGGACTCCAGATTGGGAGGTTGTGAGTTCCAAGCAGTCATGgtgagcccttgagcaaagtTACCAACCAAAAGCATGATGAAATCTTACAAGACACGAGATATACAGTAACCTCAGTTATACATTTGATAAAACATTACCAAACATTACCAGTAATAATAGTTCAaccagtgtttaaaaaaacacttcacattTCCCTCCTCAATGGAGGACATTACCTGCAAATGTGCATTAAATGTGGCCAAGCATTGGAAGAGAAGCACAACAGTTATGTTTctgttgaaaagaaaagaaggttattaaataaataaataaatgtaataatttatttgttgctGATGTGAGTAACGGTGTGCTGGGCTAAACTTGTTAACCGCTGTGTTTGCTGTAAACTCGTCCTACCTTATCGGCTGGCCCAAATTCTGTTGTATTTCACTTGAATCAAATTGTTACTCtctgtatttattgtgtgtggaCATTTCTTGAGTCATTTCCTCTTATGTGTacagaggaaaataaacagcagaaaaaagcaGCAGAGATGTTTCCGTGGTGTTGTTTCTGGTTAATGTACACAGCTAGGACAACTTTACTAATCTACCAACAAAGCTACTACGCACATGACGTAAAACAAATAACCGTTCGATAATAAATTTTCACACTGATTagcatttaattttgttttttttcacttcaaCTGTTACATatcataaacaataaaaaattaacGCAAAACAAGTAAAGACCACAAGCTTCAACAGGAGAGGTCGCTAAATACCcatgagggatgtggtagcttagtggttaaggtgtttgactaccgatcggaaggtcattggttcgaatcccaggtccaccaagttgccactgcagggcacctgagcaaggcccttaattgctcaggtgtataaactgaaataaaaaaatgtaagttactctggataagagtggctgctaaatgctgtaaatgagacTCTAATGTACAGGTAACACAAGGGACGCAGTTTGTCTGAGAGGTTTATATAAGTGCTTATGCTATTGAATAgacataatattaaaatatagctgcaagcagctaTGGCGGGCCTTCGCACatttttttatcgctatacggtgcctcccagacaaatgggggcgctagtgagccacttaagagacacacctttgtctgacctttttgtccacacttaacagctgacaaatgtgatgtatgtgtcaaatttcaagttaatctaagcatgccaaaagccttaaatatgcctgaaatataagtaaactttgacacgatgccatggcaacagtgtttgagatatcaaaaatccgttcccaatttcgcatctccaatatctctgcgtcatggtggctaagtctggtctcaattacatgaatcccctaggaggagtatttaaaagtttacctcatgcagctgtcaaaaaatccacctttgtgactgacacacttcctggggcctgttggtggcgctatacccgggactgaagtgcaatgtctcggcatcatgttgaccacttttggtgtcaatcgcatgaatgtcctaggaggagtatataaaagttcaccacatgcaactgttgtgactgacacacttcctggtgcctgttggtggcgctatgtccgagattcacaataggcacatagatgcgatcgaaatccttggccgaacatacacaccgcgtgtcttcccaataagacattttttgctttagatattagacacttcctgtttctctgaattcaccataactttgtcgcctcgccatggcagcaccgttcgagatatcaaaaatcccttcgcaatttagcaagtgcaatgtctcggcatcatgttcacaacgtttgatgtcaatcgcatgaattcccttggaggagtatttaaaagttcaccgcatgcacttataaaacaatccaaaatggccgacttcctgt is a window of Tachysurus vachellii isolate PV-2020 chromosome 3, HZAU_Pvac_v1, whole genome shotgun sequence DNA encoding:
- the slc10a1 gene encoding hepatic sodium/bile acid cotransporter yields the protein MDPNFNQTTHYSDDADRWSQNNFTNVTFSNSSAFYVNLNTAANLLSIFILVDTMVALGCTMKLSKIKDHIMKPKGLAIAILAQFGVMPLTAFSFAKLFQLTPSKAMAVLVCGCSPGGVLSNVLTYAFKGDMNLSIVMTTCSTVAALGMMPLLLFIYCHGFSNPSAVPFVNIILALFLTLVPCAVGICINHYIPQYSKLVTRVGLIMMLVSLIVFAILIGILLGEAVLTVAAPPLVATAALMPLIGYGLGYVLSVFFRFNGPCRRTVAIETGCQNIVLCYSILKVAFDPTFIGPYFLFPFLFFFFQIPEALLVITIFRWYTKQKSSDEPLANHQDC